A DNA window from Ficedula albicollis isolate OC2 chromosome 1, FicAlb1.5, whole genome shotgun sequence contains the following coding sequences:
- the PIGA gene encoding phosphatidylinositol N-acetylglucosaminyltransferase subunit A, with product MVSDFFYPNMGGVESHVYQLSQCLIERGHKVLVVTHAYGHRKGVRYLTSGLKVYYLPLKVMYNQSTATTLFHSLPLLRYIFVRERVTIVHAHSSFSAMAHDALFHAKTMGLRTVFTDHSLFGFADVSSVLTNKLLTVSLCDTNHIVCVSYTSKENTVLRAALDPRIVSVIPNAVDPTDFTPDPSRRDDSTITIVVVSRLVYRKGIDLLSGIIPELCQKYPELHFLVGGEGPKRIILEEVRERYQLHDRVRLLGGLEHQDVRNVLVQGHIFLNTSLTEAFCMAIVEAASCGLQVVSTRVGGIPEVLPENLIILCEPSVKSLCDGLEKAIAQLRSGTLPSPETVHNEVKTFYTWRNVAERTEKVYDRVADEVVLPMKERLDRLMTHCGPVTGCIFAFFAVLNFLLLAFLRWMTPDSMIDVAIDATGPKGAWTKQYFFGKKRRVKEELPNSYTAQVEREECVRH from the exons ATGGTGTCGGACTTCTTCTACCCCAACATGGGGGGCGTGGAGAGCCACGTGTACCAGCTGTCACAGTGCCTCATCGAGCGCGGCCACAAGGTGCTGGTGGTCACCCACGCCTACGGGCACCGCAAGGGCGTCCGCTACCTCACTAGCGGCCTGAAGGTCTACTACCTGCCGCTGAAGGTGATGTACAACCAGTCCACGGCCACGACGCTGTTCCACAGCCTGCCCTTGCTCAGGTACATCTTCGTGCGGGAGCGGGTGACCATCGTGCACGCCCACAGCTCCTTCTCGGCCATGGCGCACGACGCCCTCTTCCACGCCAAGACCATGGGGCTGCGCACCGTCTTCACCGACCACTCGCTCTTCGGCTTCGCCGATGTCAGCTCGGTGCTGACCAACAAGCTGCTGACGGTGTCCCTGTGCGACACCAACCACATCGTCTGCGTCTCCTACACCAGTAAGGAGAACACGGTGCTGCGGGCAGCCTTGGACCCTCGCATAGTCTCGGTCATCCCCAACGCTGTCGATCCCACGGACTTCACTCCAGACCCCTCGAGGAGGGATGACAGTACGATAACAATTGTTGTTGTCAGCAGACTTGTTTACAGAAAAG GTATTGATTTGCTTAGTGGTATcattcctgagctctgtcagaaATATCCAGAGTTACATTTCCTGGTTGGAGGAGAAGGACCAAAACGAATCATACTGGAAGAAGTCCGGGAGAGATACCAGCTACATGACAG GGTGCGTCTTCTAGGAGGCTTGGAACACCAGGATGTTAGAAATGTCCTGGTCCAGGGGCACATTTTTCTCAACACTTCCCTCACTGAGGCCTTTTGTATGGCTATTGTGGAGGCAGCGAGCTGTGGTttacag GTGGTGAGTACAAGAGTTGGTGGGATTCCGGAGGTACTTCCAGAAAATCTCATCATTTTGTGTGAGCCTTCTGTGAAATCTCTGTGTGATGGACTAGAAAAAGCTATTGCTCAGCTCAGATCAGGAACTCTGCCATCTCCAGAAACTGTTCATAATGAAGTAAAGACATTTTATACGTGGAGGAATGTAGCAGAGAGAACTGAGAAA GTGTATGACAGAGTTGCAGATGAGGTGGTTTTACCAATGAAGGAGCGACTTGACAGACTAATGACTCACTGTGGCCCAGTGACTGggtgtatttttgctttttttgctgttctgaaCTTCCTTCTCTTGGCGTTTCTGAGGTGGATGACTCCAGATTCCATGATTGATGTTGCAATAGATGCTACAGGTCCTAAGGGTGCATGGactaaacagtatttttttgggaaaaaaagaagagttaaaGAAGAACTTCCAAACTCTTACACTGCTCAAGTGGAGAGGGAAGAATGTGTCAGGCACTAA